A region from the Vespula pensylvanica isolate Volc-1 chromosome 9, ASM1446617v1, whole genome shotgun sequence genome encodes:
- the LOC122631780 gene encoding density-regulated protein homolog isoform X1, with translation MSASEQPDLRLGPDPNINYPIQVQYCGNCSLPIEYCEYYPEYEKCKQWLERNLPTEFEKVKLAVEDGTTEAGGGEDEKKRQKRGGKGMLKTKKKEDVPKLVTVSRAPRGKKKSVTVVTGLSTFDIDLKVAAKFFGSKFACGSSVTGDDEIVIQGDVKDDLFEVIPEKWPQIDEDSIDDLGDQKR, from the exons ATGTCGGCAAGTGAACAACCAGATTTACGATTAGGACCTGATCCTAACATTAATTATCCGATTCAAGTACAATATTGTGGAAATTGTTCTCTTCCTATCGAG taTTGCGAATATTACCCggaatatgaaaaatgtaaacaatggttagaaagaaatttaccAACCGAATTCGAAAAAGTTAAACTag CAGTAGAAGATGGTACTACAGAGGCTGGTGGaggagaagatgaaaaaaagagacagaaacgTGGTGGTAAAGGTATGcttaaaacaaagaagaaagaagatgtaCCTAAGTTAGTCACCGTATCAAGAGCTccacgaggaaagaaaaaatctgtAACAGTTGTTACTGGCCTTAGTACGTTTG ATATAGATTTGAAGGTTGCCGCAAAATTCTTTGGTAGTAAATTTGCTTGCGGATCAAGTGTAACAGGAGATGATGAGATTGTTATACAGGGTGATGTCAAAGATGATCTATTTGAAGTGATTCCAGAAAAATGGCCTCag ATCGATGAAGATTCTATAGATGACCTAGGAGATCAAAAGAGATAA
- the LOC122631780 gene encoding density-regulated protein homolog isoform X2, producing MSASEQPDLRLGPDPNINYPIQVQYCGNCSLPIEYCEYYPEYEKCKQWLERNLPTEFEKVKLVEDGTTEAGGGEDEKKRQKRGGKGMLKTKKKEDVPKLVTVSRAPRGKKKSVTVVTGLSTFDIDLKVAAKFFGSKFACGSSVTGDDEIVIQGDVKDDLFEVIPEKWPQIDEDSIDDLGDQKR from the exons ATGTCGGCAAGTGAACAACCAGATTTACGATTAGGACCTGATCCTAACATTAATTATCCGATTCAAGTACAATATTGTGGAAATTGTTCTCTTCCTATCGAG taTTGCGAATATTACCCggaatatgaaaaatgtaaacaatggttagaaagaaatttaccAACCGAATTCGAAAAAGTTAAACTag TAGAAGATGGTACTACAGAGGCTGGTGGaggagaagatgaaaaaaagagacagaaacgTGGTGGTAAAGGTATGcttaaaacaaagaagaaagaagatgtaCCTAAGTTAGTCACCGTATCAAGAGCTccacgaggaaagaaaaaatctgtAACAGTTGTTACTGGCCTTAGTACGTTTG ATATAGATTTGAAGGTTGCCGCAAAATTCTTTGGTAGTAAATTTGCTTGCGGATCAAGTGTAACAGGAGATGATGAGATTGTTATACAGGGTGATGTCAAAGATGATCTATTTGAAGTGATTCCAGAAAAATGGCCTCag ATCGATGAAGATTCTATAGATGACCTAGGAGATCAAAAGAGATAA
- the LOC122631783 gene encoding DNA-directed RNA polymerase III subunit RPC9, with product MEVLNDCAAYLSNYEVLDMLQNIKSNKKQKMTQNQLATITYQTIRYLEDTPCKKQSPEKIRKFLQSMEPFNLTKCEKLTLLNVCPKTALEIQLIVEDSEDRLSNEEVESLLETIQNCLGEQENEQETETG from the exons ATGGAGGT acTCAATGATTGTGCTGCCTATTTAAGCAATTATGAAGTTTTGGATATGCTTCAAAATATAAAGtcaaataagaaacaaaaaatgactCAGAATCAATTAGCAACTATTACTTATCAAACAATAAGGTATTTGGAAGATACGCCTTGTAAGAAACAGTCTCCAGAAAAAATCAGAAAGTTTTTACAATCAATGGAACCTTTTAATTTGACGAAATGTGAAAAGTTGACTTTGTTAAATGTTTGTCCCAAGACAGCTCTTGAAATACAAttg ATTGTAGAGGACAGTGAAGATCGTTTAAGCAACGAAGAAGTAGAATCATTATTGGAAACAATTCAAAATTGTTTGGGAGAACAAGAAAATGAACAGGAAACAGAAACAGGGTAA